The window taccacacaacttgttaatcgatcaaactctttttcactatactctttttcttcttcatcctcgtcaacttcttcactttcttcctctaaaaaacctttttttagactaccacacaacttgttaatcgatcaaactccaagaacaacatcattcttttctcataaaaataaaataaaaaattaaagaaaaaaatatcaacttatctagaaaatcatacacaaaaatatgttttacagctcataagaaataaaaagcacaaacgtagatacataagataatttatgttttacataaatatttataatattttaaactcttttctgatttatattacccctaagaccatcattagtggtaAGTTCTCTGTGGGTTACTCATGAAATTGGGCCCCaaattcttaataaaaaaaaactcattaatgGTCCAAACAAGAGAGAATCGTTGTTGTGGGAAGGATCTGAAGCAACCCCTTAAGAACGCTACGTGTCGTTTTATCAGTGGTTGTTGTGTAAATATAAAACCGGATTTTTTTCTTcgctactttcttcttctttcttcccgactttctctctctcttctctgtggAACGAAGCGGCGAAGAACAACCGATTGATCTGAAATCTGAAATAATCAATGGATTCACGTCAAATCCTTTTAGTTTTTCGACTTAGATCTTATGGTTGGTTGGTTACCCGGAGGGGATGGCTTCCAGATCGGCCAAACCGTTAGAGAAAGCGATGGCTTCCAGATCAGCAATTAAAATGGCATGAATATATACTCTAATTTGGATAACTTTGTcgttaaacattatatatatagttatagtgtttttacagaaatcttaaaatttagaaaatccagtccaataaaaatgaaaaataagtaataatattataccaatagctgagatatgtagggatctaatgaccaattaaaatttataaaatacagTGGTATAATACCATAACTAAGACCAATTATATAAggatctaatgaccaattatagtCTTCTTCCTCacgaaataattttgtaattttatttctccatcaattacagacatatatattacttcaaaaaaactaactatatccaaattaatagaattatccttaataaaataccttatagtatctatattaacatttttgaagtacattttagtttatgccctttaagttttaattatttttttttttacaacaataacccctaaaacaattccataaataacatgctgaaaaactcaaatactaaactttcttaaattgacaaacatttgttacatttattgccataaaatcttaacaacatctatacattccgatttttccaaaaacaactctaccctaaagttttaacccattaaatctccaaaactatttttatggatgctaaaatctctcaaatttaaatgatatacaacagattttccataacaaaagtttacaatatccataattatattaacattaataaatttcctaaaccgaaaatgcaattataaaatgtcacattaaatatgttgaaaacctccatataatttagtttatttttttattttttgaggaattaccaaaaaaatcgaaattctattaattattataaactatatatattgacacggaaaaattataaactatataaatatgttaatttggtaaaacaattaacataattaaacttgataaaaaaacttatattgattatttttttttacgcaaaaaattattttgattttggtgagacagGTTGGCATTAATCttatatagggagttaagtggaattgtttttttttaaaacacttttagatgtgtaccctttaagttttaattgtttatttttttttacaacattaacccgtaaaacaattccataaataacattgctgagaaactcaaatactaaactttcttaaattgaccaacatttgttacatttattgccataaaatcttaacaacatctatacattccgatttttccataaacaactctacccattaaagttttaacccattaaatctctaaaactatttttatggatgctaaaatctctcaaatttaaatgatatacaacagatttccataacaaaagtttacaatatccataattatattaacattaataaatttcctaaacctaaaatccaattataaaatgtcacattaaatatgttgtaaacccccatataatttggtttatttttttattttttgaagaattaccaaaaaaattgaaattctattaattattataaactatatatattgacatgggaaaattataaactatataaatatgctaatttggtaaaacaattaacataattaaacttgataaaaaaacttatattgattattttttttacgcaaaaatttattttgattttggtgagacggatTGGCATTAATCTTATATAGaaagttaagtggaattgttttttttaaaacacttttagatgtttacccttttaagttttaattattattttttttttacaacattaacccctaaaacaattccataaataacattgccgagaaactcaaatactaaactttcttaaattgacctaACATTTATTACATTTGTTAAATTGACCAACGGCTCTACCATCTTGGTGGATACTGTTAGATGGTCTGCATGTGCCATGAAGTTAGTAACATCATGGTAATCCAACCATTCATGTGTAGACCGAACCAGTATCTCTTCAATATCCAATAGATGCTCAGAGTCAGAGTCGTTTTGGAGATTGTGAGGCTGGAAAATCGAAAGATCAGAATAATCATTCTTCAAAGCAAATCCAGGTTCAAGATCGAGTAGAGAAACGAAGCAAAAGCACATATACCAATCTGCAATTATTCACTGTTCTAATGCATACAAATTATTCTCACTGATGAACAAATTAACCACCAGAGGAtataaaaagaatcaaatcatTTCACGTGTTCCATCAGCATCCAATCTTGTAAAACATAAGAAACTCTAAGAAAGATCAGGAATGAGCACACATACCAACCTACAATTATTCAACAGTTCTAATGCAACTCCTAATCATCTTAGCAAATAATCTAACATGAGAGGCTAAATGTATCTGAGATACAGGAAGAACGTAGATCCATCCTATATATGTTACTCAAATCGCTAACTAATGTAATGTAACCTATACTATGCAATATCAATCTGTAACAAAAGGCAAAAAATCAAACGAAACAGCTTCAAATCAACAAGCAGAgatcaaaatataaacaaaaattgaccTAATCGACAGAGAACATAGATTTATCCTTGATTACATGTAAATACACAAACCGAACACACTCAAATCACCAAACTCTAACCTATACAATGACTTCTTCATCGGCACTCTCGTCTTCCTCaccactctcttcttcatcgGCACTATCGTCTTCCTCaccactctcttcttcctcactacTACTGCCAGTGTTCAGGACTGTGACTCTCATTCCTGAATCATCTGACGATAAAACATCGTCTGGCAAGTGTACAATTATGTACTGAGCTATTTTAAATTGGGAAGCcctacaaaaaaagaaaaaaaaaaagataaaaaaagaaaaaggaaagaggtAAGTGAATAAAAATATGTGTTGAGAGAAGTATATCCTAATAAGAGAACAAAGAAAAGTTAACTCACCCTGCTGGATAATAAGTCCTGCGCCAGTAATTACTGCGCATCCCAATATCAAGGGGGACGAGAGGTAACCTCGATGACTGGTAGTAGATAGGCAGTGCTGGTTGAGTAACTCTGTCCCCATTGAAGTCCCAGTCATTAGCATCTGTGAGTTCTCCAGAGTGAAAAAGAAACAAGCCTTCCTTGAATGGCTCTACCATCTCTGTGGATGTTGGTAGATTATTTTGAACAGCCATGATGTTTATAACATCATGGGAATCCAACCATTCATATCTGGACCGATGCAGAATCTCTTTAATATCCAACAGATCCTCCACTCGAGAGTAGTTTTGGAGATTGCGAGCCATTTCAGACTGGAAAATTGAAATATGAGAATGAATATTCTTCAAATAGCAAATTGAGGTTCAAATTCGAGCAGAAACCAAATTACGAGTATTCACTGTGCCAATGCAACTCAATAATCAATTAAGGCAACCATTTAAGAGGCTAAAAGTAGTATCAGAGGTACATAAACCATCTAACAGCTAAAGAGGCTAAAAAGTATCAGAGATATACGAAGAACACAGATCCATCCTCGATTTCATGAATTTACACAAATCAAACTCttgaatcacaccaagtagtgtAACCTGTACAAGCTATCAAATCGGGGAAACGAAATAGAACCGGAATCAAATAGTAGCAATCCACGCAGAACAACTAAATCAACAGATCAATCAACATCTGGGAAGATCCATCCAAGTTCTCGGTGCTGAAAACGAAAccgaccagaaaaaaaaaacgcaaaaccAAACGAAACGAAACAACTTCGATTCAACAATCAgagatcaaaatcaaaatcaagcaCTATTAACACCAGATGTTAAGCAAAAATTGATCTAATCGACTG is drawn from Camelina sativa cultivar DH55 chromosome 1, Cs, whole genome shotgun sequence and contains these coding sequences:
- the LOC104791056 gene encoding uncharacterized protein LOC104791056; the protein is MARNLQNYSRVEDLLDIKEILHRSRYEWLDSHDVINIMAVQNNLPTSTEMVEPFKEGLFLFHSGELTDANDWDFNGDRVTQPALPIYYQSSRLPLVPLDIGMRSNYWRRTYYPAGASQFKIAQYIIVHLPDDVLSSDDSGMRVTVLNTGSSSEEEESGEEDDSADEEESGEEDESADEEVIV